From the genome of Dethiosulfovibrio salsuginis, one region includes:
- a CDS encoding galactokinase: MRELLCEMWKRYYGPCDGTVIAFAPGRVNLLGEHTDCYGGYVLPCAIDLGTWAMGRLRNDSSVRLRSDNFPHADPVTFDISDLSNLAYHGWANYPKSVMWAMKQRGLPLDKGFDMVFFGTIPRNSGLSSSASIEMATAAVISELCGLNLMADDSSKITMAQICKEAENRFIGVQSGIMDQFAIALGGEDKGVFLNCSTLEHRAVPLSMDDHVLLILDSGKKRELSSSQYNLRREETEEAFKAIKAAGVKVSNLADLSPEGYYVVEKSIPDPLLQRRARHVIWENRRAKEGAAALEAGDLARFGKLMNRSHLSLQFDYEVTCRELDCLVSYCWQHKGCLGARMTGAGFGGSVLALVEKEAVSPLVEDVSGWYEKHTGLKVSVLETVAGDGVSIKK; the protein is encoded by the coding sequence TTGCGAGAGTTACTTTGCGAGATGTGGAAACGCTACTACGGTCCCTGCGACGGAACGGTAATAGCCTTCGCTCCAGGCAGGGTCAATCTGCTAGGTGAGCACACCGACTGCTACGGTGGCTACGTCCTCCCCTGCGCCATAGACCTTGGGACCTGGGCGATGGGAAGGCTGAGAAACGATAGCTCCGTTCGGCTAAGGTCGGATAATTTCCCTCACGCCGATCCGGTTACCTTCGATATATCCGATCTTTCAAATTTAGCATACCATGGCTGGGCTAACTACCCCAAGTCTGTCATGTGGGCGATGAAACAGCGAGGTCTCCCTCTGGATAAAGGGTTCGATATGGTGTTTTTCGGGACGATCCCTAGAAACAGCGGACTTTCCTCCTCTGCGTCAATAGAGATGGCCACCGCTGCGGTGATCTCCGAGCTCTGTGGCCTTAACCTTATGGCTGACGACTCCTCTAAGATTACCATGGCTCAGATATGCAAAGAGGCGGAGAACCGGTTTATAGGGGTCCAGTCGGGCATAATGGACCAATTTGCCATAGCCTTAGGGGGGGAGGATAAGGGGGTATTCCTGAACTGCTCCACTCTGGAGCATAGGGCGGTTCCTCTGTCCATGGACGACCATGTCCTGCTGATACTGGACTCCGGTAAGAAAAGGGAGTTAAGCTCCTCTCAGTATAATCTCAGGAGAGAGGAGACGGAAGAGGCCTTTAAGGCCATAAAGGCGGCAGGGGTAAAGGTCTCCAATTTGGCGGACCTGTCTCCCGAGGGGTACTACGTCGTGGAGAAGTCTATACCCGATCCTCTTCTCCAGAGGAGGGCCAGGCACGTTATATGGGAAAATCGAAGGGCTAAAGAGGGTGCTGCCGCTTTGGAGGCAGGTGATCTAGCCCGTTTCGGAAAGCTCATGAACCGATCTCACCTGTCACTTCAGTTCGACTACGAGGTAACCTGTCGAGAGCTGGACTGTCTGGTCTCCTATTGCTGGCAGCATAAAGGTTGTCTGGGAGCCAGGATGACCGGCGCGGGCTTCGGTGGAAGCGTGCTGGCCCTTGTCGAAAAAGAGGCGGTTTCCCCTTTAGTGGAGGACGTCTCGGGCTGGTACGAGAAGCACACTGGCTTAAAGGTCTCGGTATTGGAGACCGTGGCAGGGGATGGGGTTTCCATAAAGAAATAG
- the deoC gene encoding deoxyribose-phosphate aldolase: MEIFRELHRVIDNTFLRQDGSMDEIESFISRSIEARFRTVVVPPWAVSRAVAMTEGTDTGVSAVIGFPLGYHPLSVKLYEIEHYLNMGPGVTDFDVVVNVSAIKSGMWDYLKEEISALASQIGTRIFKLIIETPLLTEEEIRRMADICSKVRYLDYVKTGSGFAGSPTTEEQVRILAESLKGRKRIKVSGGVRTMADLERFLIVGGDVFGTSSGIAIMDEAMQLL, from the coding sequence TTGGAGATTTTCAGAGAACTTCACAGGGTAATAGACAACACCTTTTTACGGCAGGACGGCTCTATGGACGAGATAGAGAGCTTTATCTCTCGGTCCATAGAGGCTCGGTTCAGGACCGTGGTGGTCCCACCTTGGGCTGTTTCCAGGGCTGTGGCCATGACCGAGGGGACCGACACAGGGGTATCGGCGGTTATCGGATTCCCCCTGGGATATCACCCTCTCTCGGTGAAGCTCTACGAGATAGAGCACTATCTGAACATGGGGCCCGGCGTAACCGATTTCGACGTTGTGGTCAACGTCTCCGCCATAAAGTCGGGTATGTGGGACTACCTTAAAGAGGAGATTTCCGCACTGGCCAGCCAGATAGGGACCAGGATCTTCAAGCTCATAATAGAGACTCCCCTCCTTACGGAGGAGGAAATCCGTAGGATGGCGGACATATGTTCCAAGGTGAGATACCTGGACTACGTAAAGACGGGCTCCGGTTTTGCCGGAAGCCCTACCACCGAGGAGCAGGTCAGAATACTCGCCGAAAGCCTCAAAGGCAGAAAGAGGATAAAAGTCTCCGGCGGGGTGAGGACTATGGCGGACCTGGAGAGGTTCCTCATAGTCGGCGGTGACGTATTCGGCACCAGCTCCGGCATCGCCATAATGGACGAGGCCATGCAGCTTTTGTAA
- the pepV gene encoding dipeptidase PepV: protein MEELRKSIDGLRDDLVAAIRENVAIKSVEGPAEPGAPFGTGPKAAMDNFVQIAQRLGFETGVFEDMVAWADLGDPSSEMVAILGHVDVVPEGDGWSCDPYQGKIEDGKLYGRGVMDDKGPILCALYALKAIRDLEIPLKKRVRIMVGTNEETGSKAIAEYVKSGQELPVAGFTPDAEYPLINGEKGSVIAQLSAPFKVEGPIRILSFDGGVAANSVPSVAKAEIQVDPDKVEKVHFSVSAFKGPEKAKLSVEDKGEGRFVLTMLGAPAHGSLPQIGVNAVAWLVKFLRTLGVSGEQGATLNSLDRYVGTEVYGESLGVCLYDDVSRYTSVCWGTMKSEGDTVRFSLNPRFPVTFSTEDVAPVLEKTFAEAGWQVLSMRKSEPLYMAEDSELVVKLMDVYRQETGRAGDSPMSIGGGTYAKAMPNVLAFGPILPGEPSNIHEANECWDIDNMMTSAKIMGAAIVALAKD from the coding sequence GTGGAAGAACTGAGAAAGAGCATCGACGGTTTAAGGGATGACCTTGTGGCGGCCATAAGGGAGAACGTCGCCATCAAGAGCGTGGAGGGTCCGGCAGAGCCAGGGGCTCCCTTCGGCACCGGCCCTAAGGCCGCTATGGACAACTTCGTCCAGATAGCCCAGCGTCTTGGCTTTGAGACCGGGGTATTCGAGGATATGGTGGCCTGGGCGGATCTGGGCGACCCTAGCTCGGAGATGGTGGCGATTCTAGGCCACGTCGACGTGGTTCCCGAGGGAGATGGCTGGAGCTGTGATCCCTATCAGGGCAAGATAGAGGACGGCAAGCTCTACGGCAGAGGGGTTATGGACGACAAAGGTCCTATCCTATGCGCCCTCTACGCCCTTAAGGCCATAAGGGACCTTGAGATTCCCCTCAAAAAGAGGGTTCGGATAATGGTCGGAACCAACGAGGAGACCGGCAGCAAGGCTATCGCCGAGTACGTGAAGTCCGGTCAGGAGCTTCCTGTAGCTGGTTTTACCCCTGACGCCGAGTACCCTCTCATTAACGGCGAGAAAGGCAGCGTAATAGCCCAGCTCTCCGCTCCCTTCAAGGTGGAAGGTCCTATCAGGATACTTTCCTTCGACGGTGGTGTTGCGGCAAACTCGGTTCCCTCGGTGGCTAAGGCGGAGATCCAGGTCGATCCTGATAAAGTCGAGAAGGTCCACTTCTCCGTCTCCGCGTTCAAAGGCCCGGAGAAGGCTAAGCTTTCCGTGGAGGACAAGGGGGAAGGTCGCTTCGTCCTAACCATGCTCGGAGCACCGGCCCACGGTAGCCTGCCTCAGATCGGTGTCAACGCCGTGGCCTGGCTGGTCAAGTTCCTGAGGACTTTAGGGGTCTCCGGCGAACAGGGAGCCACACTTAACTCCCTTGATCGCTACGTTGGAACCGAAGTTTACGGTGAGAGCCTCGGTGTGTGCCTCTACGACGACGTGTCCCGCTATACCTCTGTGTGCTGGGGAACCATGAAGTCCGAAGGGGATACGGTGAGGTTTTCACTGAACCCCCGCTTCCCTGTTACCTTCTCCACCGAGGACGTAGCGCCTGTCCTGGAGAAGACCTTCGCCGAGGCAGGATGGCAGGTCCTCTCCATGAGGAAAAGCGAGCCTCTTTATATGGCGGAGGACTCGGAGCTGGTGGTAAAGCTGATGGACGTGTACAGGCAGGAGACCGGTAGGGCCGGCGATAGCCCTATGTCCATCGGTGGAGGAACATACGCCAAGGCCATGCCTAACGTTCTAGCCTTTGGACCGATCCTTCCCGGCGAGCCTTCCAACATTCACGAGGCCAACGAATGTTGGGATATAGATAACATGATGACCAGTGCGAAGATCATGGGAGCCGCGATAGTGGCCCTGGCGAAAGACTAA
- a CDS encoding HD domain-containing protein has product MEPRQLKSIRRWFEDYTSGYYRQCGKLHQLELKERHSRRVAENAGLLADDLDWSDSDRCLAVAAGLLHDIGRFPQYRDHGTFYDFKSVDHGDRGEQALREDFPKDLLTPKEFELIAMTIREHNKKDLPQLPPEDLAMLRIVKDSDKIDIYKVVREHIQRGEQDAIYPGLGPEGELSLPIIEGLLKDKKARYDQLRTLSDVLLFQLCWVHDMAHRQSTKLLWNRGDLEWLIDRIPSTPEVKPVISQVMEEISRATGI; this is encoded by the coding sequence ATGGAACCAAGACAGCTAAAATCCATAAGGCGATGGTTTGAGGACTACACCTCAGGATACTACCGCCAGTGCGGAAAGCTCCATCAGCTGGAGCTGAAGGAAAGGCACAGCCGAAGGGTGGCGGAAAACGCCGGTCTCCTGGCGGACGATCTGGACTGGAGCGACAGCGACAGATGCCTGGCTGTGGCGGCGGGGCTCCTCCACGACATAGGCCGCTTCCCTCAGTACAGAGACCACGGGACCTTCTACGACTTCAAATCGGTTGACCACGGCGACAGGGGAGAACAGGCACTCAGGGAGGACTTCCCAAAGGACCTGCTCACCCCCAAGGAGTTCGAGCTTATCGCCATGACGATCAGAGAGCACAATAAAAAGGACCTGCCGCAACTACCCCCGGAGGACCTGGCGATGCTCAGGATCGTCAAAGACAGCGACAAGATAGACATATACAAAGTCGTCAGAGAGCACATCCAAAGAGGGGAACAGGACGCAATCTATCCCGGGCTAGGGCCGGAGGGGGAGCTCTCCCTGCCTATAATAGAGGGGCTCCTGAAGGACAAAAAAGCCCGCTACGACCAGCTCCGAACCCTGTCGGACGTCCTGCTATTTCAGCTCTGCTGGGTCCACGACATGGCCCACAGACAGTCCACAAAACTACTGTGGAACAGAGGGGACCTGGAATGGCTCATAGACCGTATCCCAAGCACGCCGGAGGTAAAGCCGGTGATCTCCCAGGTGATGGAGGAGATAAGCAGAGCCACAGGAATCTAG
- the mglC gene encoding galactose/methyl galactoside ABC transporter permease MglC, which translates to MSKLKQILSQNAIFVVLAFLIVVIATIDPRFLSLAILRDILMQSSTRAILALGVAFILITGGVDLSSGRMVGFAAVISASMLQNADYVRRFYPDMAQISVIFPILLAIAACMILGMLNGVIVAKLNVPPFITTLGMMVVVYGINSIYFDMPPNNSQPIGGIRPDFTWFGSGYAGGIPVIILIALAVAILVWVLFNKTLLGMNMYAIGGNREAAEVSGINVVKTLILLYAIAGALYGVAGFLEAARTGGATNNYGTMYELDAIASCVVGGVSTTGGVGTVPGVLAGVLIFGVINYGLTFIGVNPYWQLIIKGLIIVAAVAFDIRKYVAKK; encoded by the coding sequence ATGTCGAAACTCAAACAAATTTTATCCCAAAACGCCATATTCGTGGTCCTGGCGTTTCTGATCGTGGTCATAGCGACCATAGACCCCAGGTTTCTGTCCCTGGCCATCCTCAGGGACATACTGATGCAGAGCTCCACCAGGGCGATACTGGCCCTAGGTGTCGCCTTTATACTTATAACCGGTGGGGTCGACCTCTCCTCCGGTCGAATGGTGGGATTCGCGGCGGTAATATCGGCGTCTATGCTCCAAAACGCCGATTACGTCCGAAGGTTCTATCCCGACATGGCTCAGATATCGGTCATATTCCCTATACTGCTGGCGATAGCGGCCTGTATGATACTCGGGATGTTAAACGGAGTTATCGTGGCAAAACTCAACGTGCCACCCTTCATAACCACCCTTGGCATGATGGTCGTGGTATATGGAATAAATTCCATATACTTCGACATGCCCCCTAACAACTCCCAGCCCATAGGTGGGATTAGGCCTGACTTCACCTGGTTCGGCTCGGGCTACGCCGGTGGGATACCGGTCATAATCCTGATAGCCCTTGCGGTCGCAATACTGGTATGGGTTCTCTTCAACAAGACTCTCCTTGGGATGAACATGTACGCCATAGGAGGCAACAGGGAGGCCGCGGAGGTCTCAGGTATAAACGTGGTTAAGACCCTCATACTCCTCTACGCCATAGCGGGAGCACTATACGGTGTCGCGGGATTCCTGGAGGCCGCTAGAACCGGGGGAGCCACCAATAACTACGGCACCATGTACGAGCTGGACGCCATAGCCTCCTGCGTCGTCGGGGGGGTCTCCACCACCGGAGGAGTCGGCACGGTACCAGGGGTTCTGGCGGGGGTGCTCATATTCGGTGTCATAAACTACGGCCTTACCTTTATAGGGGTAAATCCCTATTGGCAGCTTATCATAAAGGGACTTATCATCGTTGCAGCGGTGGCCTTCGATATCCGAAAGTACGTCGCCAAGAAATAG